Part of the Trichoderma asperellum chromosome 1, complete sequence genome is shown below.
ACTCCATTCAGTATCGACTCTATCGGtgcatcatcgtcgtccgCTATTGCCAGCTCCAAGGCCGGGTCATCGTCCACCTCGTCGTCCCCCAATGTCGACTGGCTAGTCTCTCGAGTCCACCAGCTGGAGGAAAAGCTTGCCAAGGCTCTGCGTATCAACGACGCTTCAGATGGGGCCAAGAATCGCCCGTCTGCGCAGGAGACGGCGGAGACGGCGGAGCCAGCGGAGGGATTCGTGGCCAAATCTCGATATTTTGCCCATAGCCATTGGATATATGGATTGAGCATGGTGAGTGGTTTGCCAGGATCGCGCTGTGGTAGCTGCTGCAATTCGTGCTAActctaatataatagcttactatGGAAAAGGATCTCATGGGCCAAGACAAGGTCAACCAAGGAGATCTGTATCAGTCACTTGGCAGATGCAAAGTCCTCGCGCGCAAGATCAAAAAGAATCGCTTTAAGCCACTCTCATCTACTACTCTAGGACTCCGGGTTCCTGCCCGGGAGCTTGCGGATGAGCTTGTCGAAAACTATCTTCGCACTTTCGAAGGTATCTTCCGTGTCGTTCATATACCCACGTTCAGGGCTGAGTATGCGAGGTTCTGGAACGCtagccatccatccaatgACTCCTTTGTTATCCTGCTCCAGCTCGTCATGGCACTTGGGGCGACTGTGCATGATTCTGTCTTCTCCCTGCGGCCAATGGCGACGCAGTGGATATTTGAAGCCCAGATGTGGCTTATGATTCCgccggagaagaaaaggattaACATCGAGGGCATTCAAATACAGTGTCTTTTGCTCCTCGCAAAATCTACGTGCAACGTCGGTTCAGACATGGTGTGGATGATGGCGGGGAATCTGGTGAGAAACGCCATGTTTGTGGGCCTTCATCGTGACCCTCAATATCTCGGAGACATGACGATATATCGAGCCGAGATGCGACGTCGTCTATGGGCCACTGTCTTGGAGCTGAACGTGCAGTTTTCTTTTGATGCTGGGGGCTCGCCGCTGCTTTCCACCGCCCATTACGACACTCTGCCTCCGGCCAATGTAAACGACGACGAACTCACTGACGAGAAGGACAATGGCGGAATTGCAAAAGGCCCAAAGGTGCCGACCCAGACGTCAGTTTTGAGGGCTCTACTGGCGACGATACCACTACGCTTGAATCTCATCAACCATGTCAACAATACAAGACCAGGCGATCACTACGAAGAAACGCTGCGGCTGAACTCGGATCTGACGAAATCTTGCCGAGCCATCTCAGAGTCTCTCATGGCTCTCAAAGCAATGCCGAATTCGCCAATCACAGAGTTCCATGTTTCAGTGACAGAGATATTCCTCTATCGCTGCTTCCACGCACTTCACCAGCCCGTCATTGTCAAATATCTAAACGACGCTAGATTCTACTTTTCGCGACAGATGTGTCTGGATAGCGCACTGAAGCTCACGCACATCTGGGGCTTCCCAGATGCCTGGTCTACAGACAATCCCACAGCCGGCGAAGCCATGGATCCCGACCTTAAGCGACTAGTCACCAACGGAACGGGCATGTTTCACAACGTCGCATCGCAAGCCATGCTCAACATCCATATAGAGCTCATCCACGCCAAAGCCGGCCAGGCTTCGAGCCTTGGCTATCTCCCGACAGTGGGCAGCACCAACCTGCGTGCCCGACTCGACGCCACACGAGAGTGGAAACTCAACCGGGTACGCGCCGGCGAGACAAACGTCAAGGGCATGATCTTCATGGCGGCATGCCTCGCCCACATCCAGGCGCTGGAGGCCGGGCTCGACACGAAGGAGAGGACGCGCCTGATGTTCGAAGCGTCGATAGCCATGGGTAAACAGTGCTTTGGGATCCTCAAGGAGGTGGCCGAGAGAGAAGGGCTGCCTGCATGCGAGTGGGACGATTATGAGATAGCGAGCGTGGACGGGCTGTCACCCATGTCAGGGATGTCGACGGATTGGATGCAAGATTGGGTGTTTGAAGGTGACCAAGGGATTTCGTTTCCGCAGTGGGATCCTGATTTTGAAAGCGCCGACTTTATGGACGACCTGGACTTTGATATTGGCCAGATGTAGATGAGGTGCCCGGGACTTGTGAAGAGCGATGGATTCTTGTCCCACCAACCGAGACGGACGTTTCTATATATGAAGTGCTATTAATAGTAGTTTTCGGTGGAAGGACGCCATTCCAGAGCGCTCTGAGACATTGTCTCTCTGGTTTTATAGACCTCTCAACTCGTTTTACCTCTCAACTCATATTATAGCATAAGATTCCTTATGTACTTGAATCTCAACTTTTAAATGAAGAAGTAGCAATGGTAATGCTTTCAATAGTGATGTTAATAATGCATTGACAAGTCAGCTGCAATGCGCTGCATGTGACCAAGACATCCGCTACGTCAGTGTGCTCTCGTCTCTTCCGTCTTTCCGGCTTGTGCGATGCTGATCCTCCCTTGCGTTTGTCACCGCCACCGCTCAGCTTCGtctcctcctcatctcccACAACACTTGAAGAGAAGGGGGATTTGTATAAAAAGCGGCCAAGCAAGCCCAGAttacgtttttttttatccacTCATCGGAGCATATATACTTGATAACTGCCAAAAGTGGCaaagggggaagaaaagaaaagaagaaaaaaaaatcagcaaAAGCACCAGTCTTCATTGTCCTCAATTTTGAAACACTGTTCAACGGTTCAGTGCCCCCTTTACGAGCAGCACAATGGCCATCCCATCTACCAAAGCCTTGCTCTTCCTCGCCCTTGTCGGCGCAAGATTCGCCACGGCAGAAGAAAACCAGGCTGCTTCCCAGGCGGCCAACTGCACAACTACCCTGACCCTGACGCAGTCTCGACTCCCTACTCCGCCATTCTGGCCGCAGTGCTCATGGGACGGCACGATGAGCATCTACTCGTCTACGGTTACGGTTAAGCGATCGATAGACTGCCACGGCTGCTCGGATGTTCGCGTCACTGAGGTGCCGGTGGTCCATTGCCCGGCCATGATTATCACGGCGAGTGAACATGTGGCGACGCCGAGCACGTCGTATCGAACGGTTTGTTCGGCAACTCCTACTCTTCGCAGTTGAATAGATATAGGCGGTGAATTATAGCATTTTGCTGGGGCTCGGGATATGAAAGAGGGATAAAGGGTTGGTGGGTGCGTGGCGTTTTTCATGAATGGAATGCGAACTTTTTATGTGATTCAAGCTTGTGAGTACTGAAAACTATCAAGGCCTGTAATTAAAACGCATATATGTATTGTAAAAAGATTTCTTGGACGAGCATTTAAAGTGGTGTAGTAGGTTCCAGTGCACTTAACTGATACCGTCAGAGTTTATAGCAAGTTAATGTATACTTTATACCTTTGCTTTGCGACTTAGTAGATAAATCTTATTTTTCATGGGACTTCAGTCGTCACTGCTTCTTCATCAGATCCTAGCATCTCAGTTCGCCTCACGTAGTGCATAGAT
Proteins encoded:
- a CDS encoding uncharacterized protein (EggNog:ENOG41~SECRETED:SignalP(1-22)), which codes for MAIPSTKALLFLALVGARFATAEENQAASQAANCTTTLTLTQSRLPTPPFWPQCSWDGTMSIYSSTVTVKRSIDCHGCSDVRVTEVPVVHCPAMIITASEHVATPSTSYRTVCSATPTLRS
- a CDS encoding uncharacterized protein (EggNog:ENOG41) gives rise to the protein MMDAASLQQPQPEAPKAPLPPATEKKRRRPPLSCEQCRKRKIRCDRTQPCANCVKSNIPSCTYAPYHVPAWRAKKMDAMMTTTREAAANGNGKASLRNLKAAEPKPDAQSADPSEVTPFSIDSIGASSSSAIASSKAGSSSTSSSPNVDWLVSRVHQLEEKLAKALRINDASDGAKNRPSAQETAETAEPAEGFVAKSRYFAHSHWIYGLSMLTMEKDLMGQDKVNQGDLYQSLGRCKVLARKIKKNRFKPLSSTTLGLRVPARELADELVENYLRTFEGIFRVVHIPTFRAEYARFWNASHPSNDSFVILLQLVMALGATVHDSVFSLRPMATQWIFEAQMWLMIPPEKKRINIEGIQIQCLLLLAKSTCNVGSDMVWMMAGNLVRNAMFVGLHRDPQYLGDMTIYRAEMRRRLWATVLELNVQFSFDAGGSPLLSTAHYDTLPPANVNDDELTDEKDNGGIAKGPKVPTQTSVLRALLATIPLRLNLINHVNNTRPGDHYEETLRLNSDLTKSCRAISESLMALKAMPNSPITEFHVSVTEIFLYRCFHALHQPVIVKYLNDARFYFSRQMCLDSALKLTHIWGFPDAWSTDNPTAGEAMDPDLKRLVTNGTGMFHNVASQAMLNIHIELIHAKAGQASSLGYLPTVGSTNLRARLDATREWKLNRVRAGETNVKGMIFMAACLAHIQALEAGLDTKERTRLMFEASIAMGKQCFGILKEVAEREGLPACEWDDYEIASVDGLSPMSGMSTDWMQDWVFEGDQGISFPQWDPDFESADFMDDLDFDIGQM